Within Hydractinia symbiolongicarpus strain clone_291-10 chromosome 11, HSymV2.1, whole genome shotgun sequence, the genomic segment ACATATAGCGAAACATACCTTCTAGTAGGGCGAGAACCACTGAGCGCGACGAGATCTAAGAAAAAAAGCATGATAAGAATTAGTGCTTCACAGAATCTCATGGAGTGGCTTCAGATGACTAATAAAAAATTACACTGCCCCTACCTAAAAGCGCCCCTTCCTCGAGAGCGTGGACTGTATCCACCGTAACCTCCATACCCACGATACGAGGATCGTCCCCTTCCTCGCCCACGCCCACGATTTGTACTCGATATTCCAGGTACATTTGTCCTCTTGGCGTTAACCTACATGTCAAAAATATCATAAAGgaatcatttttttctaaaacggTTCAGCTATTCGGTAAATTACGAAACAGAAACTCTAAAGCTTCATATATTTTCAGCAAAGGTGTTTTCTCACAAAGTCATTCCACAATTGTATAACAAAACAAAGAtttcacaatttaaaaaaagatcttTCCGACTGTTTAAAACTGTCTTAGTTGCTTGTCTTAGCAAGGTACAATAATTCCTTACGTTTCTTGAAACACAAGacacattaaattttttttgtctatctcaatgttttaatatttgttCGAATAATGGCTTTATACTCAGTCTCCTGAGCATTATACAATGATGGACAATTTATAATCTCATTTCAAGTGAATTGCCAGGACAGTCGAACATAGAATTACCTTGATTTGACGACCTTTGAACAAAGAGTCGGTTAGTTGACAAGCAGTTTCCACACTCTCTTTGTCTGCAAACTCCACATAAGCAAACCTAAAAATATACAGACGCCAAAATATTAAGAACTGAGAAGGTAAGGTGTTGACTTGCATTGAGATGATGTAATAAATACACAACTCCTACCCCTTAGGGTGGCCAGTGAATCGATCACATAAAATTGTCACTCGATTCACAGACCCACAACCATGAAAGTGCTGTTCCAGTTCAGATGCAGTTGCAGAGTAGTCCACCTATAAATAAATTATGTGTTTAATACTAGTATTCAAGCACCTAATTATAATTGGACTTATttaaaaagtagtatttgaaaatatCAGTATGTAATcagtttgtaaaaaaataactatgtGAAATGCATGTAGTTTCCAAAGATTTACCTAGGTTGTTACTGAGAAAATAAGTATAGTACGTGCttaaaaatttgacatatttCATGCTTATATATACAATGTAAAAATTTCGAATTTGGCAAATTATTGCTCACAAAactattatatttttatcaagtGCACATACTACTTACATTTCCTACATAAACCGACCTTGAATCAACATCAGCTTTGTCATCTGTTCCATTTGCAGCagctaaaaattcaaaattcataaCATAAAAATCTTATAACACTAAACTTTTACTATTTTGTATCCGCCTTTGTATGCAGATACTTTGGTAATATCAAGTCAAATATGGAGCTTTTTTacatcaataaaaaataaaaattagggcatttttttcaaataataagGATGTTTGttctttatagtttttattcatCATTTAACTTTTTGCCACATTATGTTCAAACCCGCTAACCTTTGCCTAATAAACTGAAGTCAAAATTATAGGCTGTTGctttcaaaaaaacaattttggctATTGCATGAAAACTGCTTGCCGGAATTTACAAAgccttttttcaatttttttcaattttttcctaGATTTCATTAGTTAGAAACTGCAGAAACAAGTCGTTTCGGTAACTTGCGGTAAACTGTCATATAGTACAAAGGAgaacaaaaaaacttaaatacctCCCGCTTGAGAGGGACTCATCAAAGAATCTTCTGCCTCCTTTTGCATTTCTTTAAGTTTAGCTGCTTCCTCTTCCATTTCTTTCACTCTTGCTTTGATGGCTTCGATTTCCTTTTTGGTATATACAACAAGAAATAAGTAAGacaaaaaacatgtttgttACAAAAGCAATATTGTAAAATAGTTACAGGATCTTCAGCATCATCATTTATTGAGGAGTCGACTGGTTCATCACCCAGAACATAAGCTTCATCTTCAGTTGCTGTTGTTAGTGCATCTTCAGCAGCAGCATCAGCAGTCACATTGTCTTCTAACCAGTTTTCCTCACtcatttttttatctattaaaaaaacatatgccATGAACAAAATCATCACCATTTATGGCTAGCGTCTGCTTCCAGAGTTCAACAACCTTAAAGAGCTGTACAAAGTTCAATGTATGTGCTTGCATCTTGAAAGGGAAATATAAAGGATCACATAGGCTATTTATGTTAATTTAGAGATTTTTGGGAATGCAAGATTGGAAATGGAATTGCTTTTTTCTTAACTATTATATATCTTCTCTGTTTAAGAGTAGACTTTTTGCCTGTGCATATGCATTCTTGTGTGAACATTCAAAAAATGCCAAATTTGAAACTTGAAACTAACTTGAATTATCACACGCCTTGTTCtaattttaacttaaaaattatttccctGATTTTCATGAaactttgtataaaaaatgataattatTTGATGCACtattttttcttccaaaatcTAAAGCTATGTAAGGTAAAAAAGTAACTTTGTTACTTAAAtatctctttttttttgttttgagatTATTCGTAGCACTAAAACATCCAAAACTGCTTGCTTCGATCCTATTCAAAGCTAAAAATAACATCAGACAAGAAAAGTAACACTATTCCCAGAAAGATATGTGATAACAAAGTAACAAGCGTAATATTATGAGTGTGTTACTTTTTGGACtcaaaatttgtatatattgttATACAGTCCTGGTCATAAATGGCATACGATCGCACGCACACGCCTCCACACACGCCATGTGAAATTCAGGTGTGCTCCTTATAACACGTCTTGTTCTACTTCGTACACACGCCAAGCAGAACTGAGCTATTTTAGAGTAATCCGTTACCCAAACTTTACTCAATACATAATTGTTTTTCCgtgttaaaatgtatctctaaaatgtatttctattaaatacccaccttcattaaaatCCCTGatgtgagatacatttcaaatgttttgtgtTGTATTGCgtcgacaatatttttttcattaactTTGTAAGATGGTGTACttcttaagttaatagttctgTCCCAAATACCTTTCAACTGATTAGGAAGTAAGTTGTACACATGCTATTTacgaactgaaggtcagggcgtcattaagttgaatatcgcagaagtcgccggagacatgcttcgaaaatgcttgtcacaagCACATTTCAATGCAAAGCAAAACTGTGCAGGAGATTCAATTGTTAGTCTTCGCAGAACACCTCTTCTCACAAATCCAAGgtcagggctgacttattgcctccTGTGTCAtgtgggagacagaacttctggacttctttttaatccaatatacaatttttgattattattactaaacatatttgatttctctttccctttttaaaaagattttttaaactttattgaacatgttttttctttggtattattaCATCACAAGAAAATTTGTCCGAAAggtgtattaaggtacaggatacctaacctctcccatgttctggttatatttaacttgcatgggtgcgcactcttctcgcagtattctctgtgacgatgaaggtcggactgacttgtggcatgattccaaatggtcttccgtctttcttTCGaatctcagtgtaatgcaccagccgagcataagagtgtcagcatgaaggaaaggggccgactttaatgttctctataccttacgttcttcataatatCACCATTCATGTAAttacgtcagcaatttttttgccaactacTATGATTCAAAAACTCCGCGCTGCAGCTCTTCCGAATGTAATAATTGCATGCCAAAAATCGTAAGCAAGGTGTATTAGTGTAGGTGTACGTACCACCCCACGCGGGTGCAAATATTTATGACCAAGACTGTTATATAATCTAATATTTAGAAATAATTTGATTAGTAATTCATGGGAAAACTACATTATAATaactacattttaataattattttaggTGAATTTCATTCAAATCAGGGATAAAAAcgtaacatttttaataaattaatttttgtaattaagttaaaaacaattttatcaatATACAGATAAATAAGTAACTGAGAATGCAATCAAGGTTACATTTTTATCAATGACACACAATGTTACAGGTTTATCACAATATTTATTCTTAGAAACCTTTTTTTAAGCTTACCCAGTTAATTTCTTAAAAGGATAACTTTCtagaaaaacatttctttattaACTACTGATCAATAAAGTAACAATGTAGGATATAGAACAATAACTTTATTTTAGTTAcatatttatcatttttttgtgttcaaatctgaataatttttatttcatgttgTATGCTAcaacatgaaataaaaattatgttgaaactgttgttttttattgatttatgttctaaatgaaaaaaataaacatcgaAATCTTCAGATAAAAACCTAACATCTTAGTATGTTTTCTGTTACAGATTTATCATTTTGCttgctttataaaaaataaccgAGAAATTGTGATCGTATTTATCAAAACAATGCCTGCACCAAGTTTCAagtcataaaaataaattttcgaaCATTTATACagctttttatcattttaataaatgcacttgttacttttttatatttctcttgtttGAGTTTGTTAAGCTGTATCTCATAGTGTACAGAAACTACAAGGATGGAAACTTCACTGTTACAaaactttgttattttttttttcgtcacGTCATGCCATAAACTCATCTAAAATTCATCTAGAACGTATTACTTTTTATCAGATTGTTGTttgatttaaacatttaatGTATTTTGCTTCTATTGCCCTTTCAATAGTCTCCATTGATTTGTGTGACTACTACACACTTAGATAAATTTAATcgaaacattatttatttttcagtggaaagatttttttgctCTAACATTCGCATGAAATGAAGTGCAAAAGCCTGCTGAACagagatttttttctttcagattTTTTCTCATGGTGACATAGTTGGGGTTTTCAACTATTATTGAATGTAgattgatgccttctgatttagAGGGAGGGTCCAAACTCAAGTTGCCAGCTGTTAGGGGGAAATGGGGTATAAAACACTGAAGTTTATCATGTggacattttataaaaatagttaTTTTTCCAACCAAAGAACCAAAACAATGGTTGTATACACAGATGTATACCttattaaaatacatttttcgccaaaatttaatttcttgaTTTCACATACACATAACCTGGCAAAAGTATATTCTCGccaaaatttaatttcttgaATTTACGAATcgaaatgttaatttttataagaTTTTGCAATCTTTAAATATGCATTATATGTTTGTTGTTTGTATTGTTTTCtggttttatataatttatataactGTCTTTTATTACTGATTTCCATTTATACTTATCAAATTCAAATCAATTTGAACACATAGAGAGACATTTAAAAATCAATCTGGGAAACTTACACATAACCTGGTGAATGTATGAGTCTTTGAAGGGGTGGATAGTTTCTGCCATTATCCAAGTGAAAGAATTGTTACGCAGCACGATTTAACTATTATTTAGTAAAAAAACTGGTACAGTAGTATAATAAGCATATGATGTTTTAGaagttttacaaaaatgttgGCGAACTTATTCGTCTTGAGCGCATATTAATTATAGAAATTTATAAGGATCTAT encodes:
- the LOC130614385 gene encoding polyadenylate-binding protein 2-B-like isoform X3; this translates as MAETIHPFKDSYIHQVMYKKMSEENWLEDNVTADAAAEDALTTATEDEAYVLGDEPVDSSINDDAEDPEIEAIKARVKEMEEEAAKLKEMQKEAEDSLMSPSQAGAAANGTDDKADVDSRSVYVGNVDYSATASELEQHFHGCGSVNRVTILCDRFTGHPKGFAYVEFADKESVETACQLTDSLFKGRQIKISSRSVVLALLEGMFRYMFVVSC
- the LOC130614385 gene encoding polyadenylate-binding protein 2-B-like isoform X4 is translated as MAETIHPFKDSYIHQVMYKKMSEENWLEDNVTADAAAEDALTTATEDEAYVLGDEPVDSSINDDAEDPEIEAIKARVKEMEEEAAKLKEMQKEAEDSLMSPSQAGAAANGTDDKADVDSRSVYVGNVDYSATASELEQHFHGCGSVNRVTILCDRFTGHPKGFAYVEFADKESVETACQLTDSLFKGRQIKISSRSVVLALLEG
- the LOC130614385 gene encoding polyadenylate-binding protein 2-B-like isoform X2, translated to MSEENWLEDNVTADAAAEDALTTATEDEAYVLGDEPVDSSINDDAEDPEIEAIKARVKEMEEEAAKLKEMQKEAEDSLMSPSQAGAAANGTDDKADVDSRSVYVGNVDYSATASELEQHFHGCGSVNRVTILCDRFTGHPKGFAYVEFADKESVETACQLTDSLFKGRQIKVNAKRTNVPGISSTNRGRGRGRGRSSYRGYGGYGGYSPRSRGRGAFRSRRAQWFSPY
- the LOC130614385 gene encoding polyadenylate-binding protein 2-B-like isoform X1, with the translated sequence MAETIHPFKDSYIHQVMYKKMSEENWLEDNVTADAAAEDALTTATEDEAYVLGDEPVDSSINDDAEDPEIEAIKARVKEMEEEAAKLKEMQKEAEDSLMSPSQAGAAANGTDDKADVDSRSVYVGNVDYSATASELEQHFHGCGSVNRVTILCDRFTGHPKGFAYVEFADKESVETACQLTDSLFKGRQIKVNAKRTNVPGISSTNRGRGRGRGRSSYRGYGGYGGYSPRSRGRGAFRSRRAQWFSPY